A genomic region of Enterobacteriaceae endosymbiont of Macroplea mutica contains the following coding sequences:
- the gyrB gene encoding DNA topoisomerase (ATP-hydrolyzing) subunit B: protein MNNIYNSSSIQILKGLDAVKKRPGMYIGDTNNGSGLHHMVFEIVDNSIDEAIAGFCKNIQVIIHIDNSISVIDDGRGIPVDIHKEANISAAEVIMTVLHSGGKFNNDTYQLSGGLHGVGISVVNALSRKLELIIKRNNKLYKQIYKFGIPQDKLNIIGKSKSTGTHIRFWPNTNIFTNVQIFDYNILYAKLRELSFLNTGISIIIIDEKKNKYKKFAYTGGIIEYIQFLNKHNNPIHNKIFYCKETTNTICIEIAMQWNNSFQEYICCFTNNIKQNHGGSHLSGLKSAVTRTLNNFILHEKLNKKNKLNTIGEDIREGLMAIISIKMLEPKFSSQTKDKLISSEVKSIIETHINNKLTSFLLENPHDAKNIVEKILYAAQVRDATRKTREMSRRQNIFEISRLPGKLADCQEDKPELSELYLVEGDSAGGSAKQGRNRKNQAILPLKGKILNVEKAKLHKIFTSQEILTLITALGCFIKNNKYNLQKLRYHRVIIMTDADVDGAHIRTLLLTFFYRQIPEIIEKGYVYIAQPPLYKIKQGKKEIYITNNHDMETFQWNIALKHAKFFLYNQNIPLYGINLMKLVTEYRNVINITQQINMQEYLSCNILHALIYNKLLSDFSNIYDMQCWLDKLLTYLNVTYTTIKYSGVINYTNNIIFQISIYEQQYGNHTQFILNQDFFLSQEYKLIYNLSKKFLMFKTYPTYKVQYKNQFKKIISFDQGIIWLLRESKKNMIIQRYKGLGEMNPDQLWETTMNPLTRSLLQVTIHDAVIADKLFDTLMGBDVKPRKKFIHQNALKVTNLDI from the coding sequence ATCAATAATATATATAATTCATCCAGTATACAAATTTTAAAAGGATTAGATGCAGTAAAAAAAAGACCAGGAATGTATATTGGTGATACAAATAATGGTTCTGGTTTGCATCATATGGTTTTTGAAATAGTAGATAATTCTATTGATGAAGCTATTGCTGGATTTTGTAAAAATATTCAAGTTATTATACATATAGATAATTCTATTTCTGTAATAGATGATGGTCGCGGCATCCCTGTAGACATACATAAAGAAGCTAATATTTCTGCTGCTGAAGTTATTATGACTGTATTACATTCTGGTGGTAAATTTAATAATGATACTTATCAGTTATCTGGTGGATTACATGGTGTAGGTATATCAGTTGTTAATGCTTTATCACGAAAATTAGAAYTAATTATTAAAAGAAATAATAAATTATATAAACAAATTTATAAATTTGGAATACCACAAGATAAATTAAATATAATTGGTAAAAGTAAAAGTACTGGTACGCATATACGTTTTTGGCCTAACACAAATATTTTTACTAATGTACAAATATTTGATTATAATATCTTATATGCAAAATTACGAGAATTATCATTTTTAAATACGGGTATATCAATTATTATTATTGATGAAAAAAAAAATAAATATAAAAAATTTGCATATACAGGTGGTATTATTGAATATATTCAATTTTTAAACAAACATAATAATCCTATACATAATAAAATTTTTTATTGTAAAGAAACAACAAATACTATTTGTATAGAAATTGCTATGCAATGGAATAATTCTTTTCAAGAATATATATGTTGTTTTACAAATAATATAAAACAAAATCATGGTGGTTCACATTTATCTGGTTTAAAATCTGCAGTAACACGTACATTAAATAATTTTATTTTACATGAAAAATTAAATAAAAAAAACAAACTCAATACTATTGGTGAAGATATTCGTGAAGGACTTATGGCTATTATTTCTATTAAAATGTTAGAACCTAAATTTTCTTCACAAACTAAAGATAAACTTATATCTTCTGAAGTAAAATCTATTATAGAAACACATATAAACAATAAATTAACATCTTTTTTATTAGAAAATCCACATGATGCTAAAAATATAGTAGAAAAAATACTATATGCCGCACAAGTAAGAGATGCTACTAGAAAAACTAGAGAAATGTCTAGACGTCAAAATATATTTGAAATTTCTAGACTACCAGGAAAACTTGCTGATTGCCAAGAAGATAAGCCAGAACTATCTGAATTATATTTGGTAGAAGGTGATTCAGCTGGCGGTTCAGCGAAACAAGGAAGAAATAGAAAAAATCAGGCTATTTTACCATTAAAAGGCAAAATATTAAATGTTGAAAAAGCAAAATTACACAAAATTTTTACTTCACAAGAAATTTTAACATTAATTACAGCATTAGGTTGTTTTATAAAAAATAACAAATATAATTTACAAAAACTACGTTATCATCGTGTTATTATTATGACAGATGCAGATGTTGATGGTGCACACATACGTACTTTACTTTTAACTTTTTTTTATAGGCAAATACCTGAAATTATTGAAAAAGGTTATGTATATATAGCTCAACCACCATTATATAAAATTAAACAAGGTAAAAAAGAAATATATATTACTAATAATCATGATATGGAAACATTCCAATGGAATATAGCTTTAAAACATGCTAAATTTTTTTTATATAATCAAAATATACCATTGTATGGTATAAATTTGATGAAATTGGTTACAGAATATCGTAATGTCATCAATATAACACAACAAATTAATATGCAAGAATATTTGTCTTGCAATATCTTACATGCTCTGATATATAACAAATTACTTAGTGATTTTAGTAATATTTATGATATGCAATGTTGGTTAGATAAGTTATTAACATATTTAAATGTAACATATACTACCATAAAATATTCAGGTGTGATTAATTATACAAATAATATAATATTTCAGATTAGCATTTATGAACAACAATACGGGAATCATACTCAATTTATATTAAACCAAGATTTTTTTCTTAGTCAAGAATATAAACTAATTTATAATTTATCAAAAAAATTTTTAATGTTTAAAACTTATCCAACTTATAAAGTACAATATAAAAATCAATTTAAAAAGATTATTTCTTTTGATCAAGGAATAATATGGTTATTGCGTGAATCTAAAAAAAACATGATAATACAAAGATATAAAGGATTAGGTGAAATGAATCCTGATCAATTATGGGAAACTACAATGAATCCATTAACACGTAGTTTATTACAAGTTACTATTCAYGATGCTGTTATTGCTGATAAATTATTTGACACATTAATGGGTRATGATGTTAAACCTAGAAAAAAATTTATACATCAAAACGCATTAAAAGTTACTAATCTTGATATTTAA
- the rpoZ gene encoding DNA-directed RNA polymerase subunit omega, with amino-acid sequence MVKITVDKAVQNIGNRFDLVLIASARARQIQIKGKNPLINNHNHIKTTIIALKEIEQGLINQNIFKNNENNIENHLHITQNLFYNRYK; translated from the coding sequence ATGGTAAAAATTACTGTAGATAAAGCAGTACAGAATATTGGTAATCGTTTTGATTTAGTACTTATTGCTTCTGCTAGAGCGAGACAAATACAAATAAAAGGGAAAAATCCTTTAATAAACAATCACAATCATATTAAAACAACAATAATAGCCCTAAAAGAAATTGAACAAGGATTAATAAATCAAAATATTTTTAAAAATAATGAAAATAATATAGAGAATCATCTACATATTACACAAAATTTGTTTTATAATCGTTACAAATAA
- the dnaN gene encoding DNA polymerase III subunit beta, whose product MQYHIIINREILIKPLQYLTNIINNRTTTNIIQNIILCIQDNGIMLLKSSNLEVEIEITILLQNCNYKKYIIAIPGKKFYNICRSLPNKTNINMLFNEDKQVQISTTTCNFIISTISADNFPYITPWASKINFVIKHIILKQLIQCTLFSTALNDIRQYLNGILLHIEKNILNIVSTDGYRLSLYSINMNKFFESYKVIIPRKSMVELLRILNNTDQNIYININTNNISFTDQNIKFTSKLINSIYPDYTQLIPIKFLKTIIINKLNFQNALTRISILADEHIKGVTLNIRNKKLKLITKNINNEIAEETLNIEEEKYPEYNINISVNINYVLDVITVLDSNNIKISFINAHSSIKIEDNNTNKIYLIMPMQI is encoded by the coding sequence ATGCAATATCATATTATTATTAATCGTGAAATTTTAATTAAACCATTACAATATTTAACTAATATTATTAATAATCGTACTACTACAAATATTATACAAAATATTATCTTATGCATACAAGATAATGGAATTATGCTTTTAAAAAGTTCTAATTTAGAAGTAGAAATCGAAATAACTATTCTGTTACAAAATTGTAATTATAAAAAATATATTATTGCTATACCAGGAAAAAAATTTTATAATATATGTCGTAGTTTACCTAATAAAACTAACATTAATATGTTATTTAATGAGGATAAACAAGTACAGATCTCTACAACAACATGTAATTTTATTATATCTACCATATCTGCAGATAATTTTCCTTATATTACACCTTGGGCTAGCAAAATCAATTTTGTGATTAAACATATTATTTTAAAACAATTAATACAATGTACTTTATTTTCTACCGCATTAAATGATATTAGACAATATTTAAATGGTATTTTATTGCATATAGAAAAAAATATTTTAAATATTGTATCTACAGATGGATATCGTTTATCTTTATATAGTATTAATATGAATAAATTTTTTGAATCTTATAAAGTAATTATTCCTCGCAAAAGTATGGTAGAGTTATTACGTATACTAAATAATACTGATCAAAACATATATATTAATATCAATACAAATAACATTAGTTTTACTGATCAAAATATAAAATTTACTTCTAAACTTATTAATAGTATTTATCCAGATTATACACAACTAATCCCTATAAAATTTTTGAAAACTATTATAATAAATAAACTTAATTTTCAAAATGCATTAACACGTATTTCTATATTAGCAGATGAACATATTAAAGGAGTTACTTTAAATATAAGAAATAAAAAATTAAAATTGATTACTAAAAATATTAATAATGAAATAGCAGAAGAAACGTTAAATATTGAAGAAGAAAAATATCCAGAATATAATATTAATATTTCTGTTAATATAAATTATGTGTTAGATGTTATTACTGTACTAGATAGTAATAACATAAAAATCTCATTTATTAATGCTCATTCGAGCATTAAAATAGAAGATAATAATACAAATAAAATTTATTTAATTATGCCTATGCAAATTTAA
- the ppa gene encoding inorganic diphosphatase yields MNLNNIPAGNNIPHHINVIVEIPINTNPVKYEINKKYGLLFVDRFISTTMIYPCNYGYINQTLSLDDDPLDVLIFTEYYIYPSTVIECRPIGLLKMFDESGEDKKILAVPCNKISLAYQNIKNISDVPDMFKNKIIHFFKHYKDLENNKWSKIDNWYDIDIAKKEIIVSINRFNNK; encoded by the coding sequence ATGAATTTAAATAATATCCCTGCGGGTAATAATATCCCGCATCATATAAATGTAATAGTAGAAATTCCCATAAATACTAATCCTGTTAAATATGAAATAAATAAGAAATATGGTCTGTTATTTGTTGATCGTTTTATTTCTACAACAATGATATATCCATGTAATTATGGTTATATTAACCAAACCTTATCATTAGATGATGATCCATTAGATGTATTGATATTTACAGAATATTATATTTACCCTAGTACAGTTATTGAATGTAGACCTATAGGATTATTAAAAATGTTTGATGAATCTGGAGAAGATAAAAAAATTTTAGCTGTGCCATGTAATAAAATTTCTTTAGCATATCAAAATATAAAAAATATTAGTGATGTTCCCGATATGTTTAAAAATAAAATAATACATTTTTTTAAACATTATAAAGATCTAGAAAACAATAAATGGAGTAAAATTGATAATTGGTATGATATAGATATTGCTAAAAAAGAAATTATAGTATCAATTAATAGATTTAATAATAAATAA
- the eno gene encoding phosphopyruvate hydratase, with protein sequence MSKIQKVFAREILDSRGCPTIEAEVHLSNNIIGRASVPSGASTGSKEALELRDKDSNRFLGKGVLKSINIINNIINKYLTNENSLNQASIDEIMINLDNTENKKNFGANTILAVSLANVKAAALYHNLPLFKYISYIYNNSKKPFMPLPMINIINGGKHANNNLDIQEFMIQPINAINIKESIRIGAEIFHHLAQVLKTYNMITAVGDEGGYAPNLKNNSEAFDMIIEAITKAGYIIGQDITFAIDCAASELYQNNKYHLLGEKLILNSQEFTDFLLKLTQKYPITSIEDGLHESDWQGFIYQTKILGRKVQLVGDDLFVTNTKFLKKGITQHIANAILIKPNQIGTLTETFATIKMAQNANYKIIISHRSGETEDTFIADLAVGVGAEQIKTGSMSRSERIAKYNQLIRIEEIL encoded by the coding sequence ATGTCTAAAATACAAAAAGTATTTGCTAGAGAAATTCTGGATTCTAGAGGTTGTCCTACAATAGAAGCTGAAGTGCACTTATCAAATAATATTATAGGACGAGCATCTGTTCCTTCTGGTGCTTCTACTGGTTCGAAAGAAGCTTTAGAATTAAGAGATAAAGATAGTAATCGTTTTTTAGGTAAAGGAGTATTAAAATCAATTAATATAATTAATAATATTATAAATAAGTATTTAACAAATGAAAATTCTTTAAATCAAGCATCTATTGATGAAATTATGATTAATTTAGATAATACAGAAAATAAAAAAAATTTTGGTGCGAATACAATTTTAGCTGTTTCTTTAGCAAATGTTAAGGCAGCAGCATTATATCATAATCTTCCATTATTCAAATATATTAGTTATATTTATAATAATTCTAAGAAGCCTTTTATGCCATTACCTATGATTAATATCATTAATGGTGGAAAACATGCTAATAATAATTTAGATATACAAGAATTTATGATTCAACCAATAAATGCAATAAATATTAAAGAATCTATTAGAATAGGAGCGGAAATTTTTCATCATTTAGCACAAGTTTTAAAAACATATAATATGATTACTGCAGTCGGCGATGAAGGAGGTTATGCACCAAATTTAAAAAATAATAGTGAAGCGTTTGATATGATTATTGAAGCTATTACTAAAGCTGGTTACATTATAGGACAGGATATTACGTTTGCAATTGATTGTGCAGCTTCTGAATTATATCAAAATAATAAATATCATTTATTAGGCGAAAAATTAATTTTAAATTCTCAAGAATTTACAGATTTTTTATTAAAATTAACACAAAAATATCCTATCACATCTATAGAAGATGGATTACATGAATCAGATTGGCAAGGTTTTATTTATCAAACTAAAATATTAGGACGCAAAGTTCAATTAGTTGGAGACGATTTATTTGTTACAAATACAAAATTTCTAAAAAAAGGAATTACACAACATATTGCTAATGCTATTTTAATTAAACCAAATCAAATTGGTACATTAACAGAAACATTTGCTACTATTAAAATGGCACAAAATGCTAATTATAAAATTATTATTTCACATCGTTCAGGGGAAACAGAAGATACATTTATCGCTGATCTTGCAGTAGGTGTAGGTGCGGAACAAATTAAAACTGGATCTATGAGTCGTTCGGAACGAATAGCTAAATATAATCAATTAATTAGAATTGAAGAAATATTATAA
- a CDS encoding ATP-binding cassette domain-containing protein has translation MQTSKEKVIIWLKQQSKVSIHLLKLSYLFNILYVIIIVLHHAVLARQIQLVFLKKENQILYIMYSLCFVMKSIIYVIINHLNYKYSQAVKNSIRSQLINKFTNLNYNGLSEQIETNTIGSHLSLLIDHVENLKEYYNQYVPQLFTTVTFICFIFFIIFCISWLSSIIILLCSIIMILFIILIGYQTEKKNKKYFQILSILSGLFLNRIKHIEIIRLFNFPKITITKLIKHIEDFRIKNLEILKIAFLTSSVLDFFTSISFAFIAMYFSFSYLNLINLPIQHITILNSFFILILVAEYFQHFNNLGLLYHTKAKAIGAADLIIQFLENKKYILQGKKILILHNQEHIFIYAKNLIVKDHFKNILIGPISFQIHNGQCIILTGPSGCGKSTLLNVLLGFIPYEGILKINNIDFKLLNLSYWYHIISWVRQNPILPAPTIKENLFFNNNLDIHHINHIMKILGIHHFIEKFPQGLDTIINLNTNFLSIGQIQRIAIARALIKPHKLLLLDEPTSNIDLFSEQNILHALHNTILTTSIICTHKMDNIQDANLIWFMNKGKIIKKILL, from the coding sequence ATGCAAACTTCTAAAGAAAAAGTTATTATTTGGTTAAAACAACAAAGTAAGGTGTCTATACATTTATTAAAATTATCTTATTTATTTAATATTCTTTATGTAATAATTATTGTGTTGCACCATGCAGTATTAGCACGGCAAATACAATTAGTATTTTTAAAAAAAGAAAATCAAATATTATATATTATGTATAGTTTATGTTTTGTGATGAAATCTATTATATATGTAATTATTAATCATTTAAATTATAAATATAGTCAAGCTGTTAAAAATAGTATTCGTAGTCAACTTATTAATAAATTTACTAATTTAAATTATAATGGATTGTCTGAACAAATAGAAACAAATACAATTGGTAGTCATTTATCCTTACTTATAGATCATGTAGAAAACTTAAAAGAATATTATAACCAATATGTGCCACAATTATTTACTACTGTAACATTTATATGTTTTATATTCTTTATAATATTTTGCATAAGTTGGTTATCTAGCATAATAATATTATTATGCAGTATAATAATGATACTTTTTATTATATTAATAGGTTATCAAACTGAAAAAAAAAATAAAAAATATTTTCAAATATTATCAATATTAAGCGGTTTGTTTTTAAATAGAATAAAACATATAGAAATAATTAGATTATTTAATTTTCCTAAAATAACTATTACAAAATTAATTAAACATATTGAAGATTTTAGAATTAAAAATTTAGAAATTTTAAAAATTGCATTTTTAACATCTTCAGTATTAGATTTTTTTACTTCTATATCATTTGCTTTTATCGCGATGTATTTTAGTTTTTCATATTTAAATTTAATAAATTTACCAATACAACATATTACTATTTTAAATAGTTTTTTTATATTAATTTTAGTAGCTGAATATTTTCAACATTTTAATAATTTAGGTTTATTATATCATACTAAAGCTAAAGCTATTGGTGCTGCTGATTTAATTATTCAATTTTTAGAAAATAAAAAATATATTTTACAAGGTAAGAAAATATTAATTTTACACAATCAAGAACATATATTTATATATGCAAAGAATTTAATTGTAAAAGATCATTTTAAAAATATATTAATTGGACCTATTTCATTTCAAATACATAATGGACAATGTATCATTCTAACAGGACCTAGTGGTTGTGGCAAATCAACACTGTTAAATGTACTTTTAGGATTTATACCTTATGAAGGAATACTTAAAATTAATAATATAGATTTTAAATTATTAAATTTATCATACTGGTATCATATAATTTCATGGGTACGACAAAATCCAATATTACCAGCACCTACTATTAAAGAAAATTTATTTTTTAATAATAATCTTGATATTCATCATATCAATCATATAATGAAAATATTAGGTATTCATCATTTTATTGAAAAATTCCCACAAGGTTTAGATACAATAATTAATCTTAATACTAATTTTTTATCTATCGGGCAAATACAAAGAATAGCAATTGCTAGAGCTTTAATTAAACCACATAAATTATTATTATTAGATGAACCAACATCTAATATTGATCTATTTAGCGAGCAAAATATTCTTCATGCATTACATAATACTATATTAACTACTAGTATTATTTGCACGCATAAAATGGATAATATCCAAGATGCGAATCTTATTTGGTTTATGAATAAAGGGAAAATCATTAAAAAAATATTATTGTAA